Below is a genomic region from bacterium.
CCAGACAACAAATATTGAAAACCATAACTGGTCCATAAGCCATACAGGACCTATTAAAAATCCAATTGGATGTAAAGGCCACCAGAGGAAATTCTGTCTTGCAAAAATCAAAATACCCATTACAGCAAATCCTATTCCTCTGCATAACCATCCAATTTTATTTGGTAAGGTTGGATTTTTTATAATATCAGCAGCATATTTATAAGGTGCCTGAGGTCCGCCTACAAAATACCAGTTATTTAAATTAATTCCACCATATTTGTAAGCAAGTTTTAATTCAAGTATTAAGGTTGTAATTATATTTACAAAAATTGCTAAAAATAAAAACCAGAAAAACGGTCTTCTATTAGATTCTGATTTTTCTATCATTTTAAGCGACATTGAGGTAGATGCAAGAGGGAATGTTCTTAAATCAGCAGCATATATGTATGTTAATCCCAGAGCAATAATAGTAAATGGAGTTAAATTTTTGGAACCGAACATTGAGATAATTTGAGCAGAAGCAATTGTTGTTGCTACCATTGTTGGAATTCCGCCTTCACATACAATTCTCGTTAAAGTTAACCAGATTACAAAAGCAAAAATTAAAAACAAAACTGCGATATACCACTTCATTCCAGAAAAAAATAACCATAAAATCATAAATAAAGAACCAAATACAATCCCCCAGAAAGCACTTTTATAAGATAGAATTTCGTCTTTATCATCAACTTTTTTACCTATTGCACCAGCAAAAACATCCTTTAAATGATGTCTCCAGAGAAACAAACTATAGCCAATCATCATAATCATTGCACCCATTCCAAGGTGTGCAAAAATTGCTTCTCCTGAACATCCATAAATCCCAACATTTTCAGTACTTACAATTCCTGCGATATTAAACATCCCTCTTATAACTTTAAAAACTAAATTGAAAAACCAGAGAGAGAAAGCAACATCAAGATTGATAAAATAAATAAAGCCCATAACAGGAAAACTAACTCTGAAATTGAGAGTAAGAGTTCTTCTGAATATAGGTATTCCTTTTACAAGTTGAATTTTAGGAAATGCAGGGAAATAGAAATTTAAGGCAACAGATGTTCCTATTATAAAGGCGATTGAAAAACCAAACCACATTAATGGGTTCTTAAAAAAATTAGGTAAAATTCCTTTTCCTTCTTCGGTCATTTCTTTTGGTAAAATTGTAAGAGGATAAACAAGTTTTTCTCTTTCTGCCCACTGTTTTCTCAAAATAGAAGCGATACATATCATAACAAAATAAAGTGTAAAAATAAAAGGGAGCCAGAAAATTAATGGTAAAATCCATATTTTCCAGGGTATTGCCATTCCTTTTGGGAGACCTTCATAAAAATATTTCACTGCCTCTTTATCTGTAACAAAGAGAACTTTTTTCAAATAAGGAATTATAAGTTTTTCCCATTCATTCTGGGGACTTGAATAATATGTTGGTGCAGAAATTATTGGTAAAATTTGACTTCCCAATCCCATTTCAGTTACAGAAGAAGCAACAAGCATCATTGAATATACTACAAGTAATTCACCTGGATTAAAAGCAATATTTTTCTTTATCTTTTTCTGTATTAATTTTAGAAAAGTGTTTATTATGAAAACTAAAATAAAAAATATGAAAATTGCACCTGCAGGCATGTGGTCAATTGCCATATATGAAGCATGAATTACATCTGTGGAATAATGGTCAACAAAAGCAATTAAAATTGAGAATAAAATACCTGTTATAAAACTTCTTTTTGTGAAAAAAGTGTTCATATTTTCCCCCCTTTTATTTCATTTTCAACTATATAAGAAACATTTAAAATATTTTCTTCTTTAAAATAAGGACTTATAAATTGTACACCAACAGGTAAATTATTATATGAAAAACCACAAGGTATACTTATTGCTGGAAGTCCTGCAAGGTTTATATTCACTGTGAAAATGTCTGAAAGATACATTTTTAATGGTTCGTCTTTTTTTTCACCAATTTTAAAAGGAAGTTCAGGAGTTGTTGGTGTTACTATTACATCAACTTTTTTAAATGCTTCTTCAAAGTCATTTTTTATCAATGTTCTTACTTTCTGTGCTTTTAAATAATATGCTTCATAATAACCTGAAGATAAAACATAAGTACCGAGTATAATTCTTCTTTTAACCTCTTCTCCAAATCCTTCACCCCTTGTTTTCATATACATTTCCATTAAATTTTTATAATCCTGGGTTCTATATCCATATTTTACACCGTCAAATCTTGCAAGATTTGAACTGGCTTCTGCTGTTGCAATTATGTAGTATGTAGCAATTCCATAAGAAGTATGAGGTAAAGAAATTTCTTCAATTTTTGCTCCTGTATTTTCCAGAATTTTTAAAACTTTTAAAATTTTTTCCTCTACTTCTTTCTCTATCCCTTCTGTAAAATATTCCTTTGGTACACCTATTTTTATATTTTTTAAATCTTTCTCAAGAAAATTTATATAATCAGGTACCATAATTTCAACACTTGTAGAATCAAATTTGTCTTTACCACTTA
It encodes:
- the gatA gene encoding Asp-tRNA(Asn)/Glu-tRNA(Gln) amidotransferase subunit GatA; this encodes MKSEILSFSVCELKKLYKKKEVKPSEVVSLLLEEIYRKDKDIHSYLYVTEKTIEEAKRIDEKIAKGEELKELEGIPVSIKDNICTKGMPTTCASKILENFIPPYDATVIERLKNAGAIIIGKTNMDEFAFGSSTENSAFGPTKNPFDLERVPGGSSGGSTASVASNLCFASLGSDTGGSIRQPSAFCGVVGMKPTYGRVSRYGLIAFASSLDQIGPITKNVKDNALILKVISGKDKFDSTSVEIMVPDYINFLEKDLKNIKIGVPKEYFTEGIEKEVEEKILKVLKILENTGAKIEEISLPHTSYGIATYYIIATAEASSNLARFDGVKYGYRTQDYKNLMEMYMKTRGEGFGEEVKRRIILGTYVLSSGYYEAYYLKAQKVRTLIKNDFEEAFKKVDVIVTPTTPELPFKIGEKKDEPLKMYLSDIFTVNINLAGLPAISIPCGFSYNNLPVGVQFISPYFKEENILNVSYIVENEIKGGKI